Genomic segment of Ammospiza nelsoni isolate bAmmNel1 chromosome 2, bAmmNel1.pri, whole genome shotgun sequence:
ACTCTTCCAAGGTGATGTTACCAGTTTTGGGGTCAATCCTAAACGACTCGGGTCGAGGGCCTCTCCTTCCTATGATACTGTAAGCTATGACTGCATTCATGCCGGTGTCCTTATCGACAGCATAGACCTCAGTGATGGGAGAGCCAGGAAGGGTAGAGGGAAGGACTAACAAGTAAGACATATTAGACTGAGGGAACAAGACCAAAGGAGGGTTGTCATTTATGTCCAGAAGAAGGATAGTTATTTTTGCTGTAGAAGACAGGGCAGGATCACCGCCATCAACTGCTTCAATCCACAGAATGTAGGAGCTTTGCTGCTCCCTGTCTAGGGAGACTTTAGCTCTCAAAACTCCTTTTCCAGTATCTATAACAAAAATATCACTTCCATTCAGAACTGAAAGGGCAACCCATCCATTTTGCCCTGCATCAGCATCTGTGACACTTATAACTCCAATTTCACCAAAGCCTGGAAAGTTTTCTGGCAcaaaaaagctgaaatccttATTGATAAATCTTGGACTGTTATCATTTTTATCCAATACAGTGATGGTGACAGTTGCTATTGATTCTCTCGGAGGGAATCCAGAATCTACTGCTTTGACAGTATAtctgtatttctctttttcttctctgtccaGTTGGGTGGAAACTGTAAGAACTCCTGTGGTTTTATCTAAAGCAAAATAGGAAGGGGCATCAGGTCCTAAGAAATAGGACACTTGCCCTCTTTCTCCGCTGTCAGCATCAGTAGCATGCAGTTTGGTCAAAAAAGCATTGGGAACATTGTTTTCCTCAATGGACAATTCTATCAGCTGTTCAGAGAAAACCGGTGAATTGTCGTTGTCATCCAGAACCTGTACTTTGACAACTTTCTTAACGTGAAATCCTTCAGAGTTCCATGCAACTACAGAGATTTCATACAGCTGCTGTGTCTCAAAGTCCAAAGGCTTTGTGGTCTCCAACAGGTATTCATTGTTGTATGGCTTGTACGGTGAAAGCCTGAAAGGCCCATCACCGTCCAAATAGCAACTGACTTTGTACTTTTCATCGGGGTCTTTGATGGTAAAAAATGCTATGGGTGTGTTGATAGGCTCAAGTTCCTTTAAGTAGACCACCCCTTCCACCTCGTTAGCTATGAAACGAGGAACAACTTCAGGGGGCCTCGTCATGACTTTGATGATGGTCACCAGCACCGTGATCACGGCAGGAATACAGCCAGGACCGTTGCCCAGTATGATCAGCCTGTGCAGCCTTGGAGTGTCCCCATCAACCTTAGTGGAGAGTGTGATGGCTCCTGTGCTTTCATTCAGATGGAACAAGTCTCTGGATAGCTGGGGGACCTTCTGGCTGTAGGAGTAGGTTATCTGGGCATTGGATCCAAGGTCCATGTCCACAGCGTGGACAGTAGCCACGTGTGTCCCTAGGCTGGAATTCCCATAGAGAGTGACGTTGAGCTGCGAGTCATTGAACTGGGGGCAGTTGTCATTGATGTCACTG
This window contains:
- the PCDH20 gene encoding protocadherin-20, with the translated sequence MGPPGGRGSSGARGSLQHLLLFLLFVGPFNCFASYSRATELFYSLNEGLPAGVLIGSLARDLRLPTASGQQAASLQPPLSFTLASHGLGGQYVQLDNRSGELHTSAVEIDREALCVESSGATIFGGSAAVSSSPSPESCLLLLDVLVLPQEYFRLVKVKIAIRDVNDNAPRFPVPHIRLWVPENAPVNTRLAIEHPALDPDMGTNGVQTYRLRDNYGVFTLDVEENENGERTPYLIVMGALDRETQDEYVTVIVAEDGGTPPLVGSATLTIGISDINDNCPQFNDSQLNVTLYGNSSLGTHVATVHAVDMDLGSNAQITYSYSQKVPQLSRDLFHLNESTGAITLSTKVDGDTPRLHRLIILGNGPGCIPAVITVLVTIIKVMTRPPEVVPRFIANEVEGVVYLKELEPINTPIAFFTIKDPDEKYKVSCYLDGDGPFRLSPYKPYNNEYLLETTKPLDFETQQLYEISVVAWNSEGFHVKKVVKVQVLDDNDNSPVFSEQLIELSIEENNVPNAFLTKLHATDADSGERGQVSYFLGPDAPSYFALDKTTGVLTVSTQLDREEKEKYRYTVKAVDSGFPPRESIATVTITVLDKNDNSPRFINKDFSFFVPENFPGFGEIGVISVTDADAGQNGWVALSVLNGSDIFVIDTGKGVLRAKVSLDREQQSSYILWIEAVDGGDPALSSTAKITILLLDINDNPPLVLFPQSNMSYLLVLPSTLPGSPITEVYAVDKDTGMNAVIAYSIIGRRGPRPESFRIDPKTGNITLEESLMQNDYGLYRLLVKVSDHGYPEPLHSTVMVNLFVNDTVSNESYIESLLRKEPDISVEEKQPQISIEPTHKKMESASCMPTLVALSIISLGSIALVTGMGIYICLRKGKKHHRADENLEVQIPLNGRINLHMLEKKPVEISNI